CGTCCTCGTCGGGTTCTCCCAGGGGGCCTGCCTCGCCTCGGAGTTCGTCGCCCGAAACGCCCGGCGGTACGGCGGTCTCGCGGTCCTGAGCGGCGGGCTCATCGGTCCGGAGGGCACGCCGAGGGACTACGACGGCTCGCTCGACGGCACGCCCGTCTTCCTCGGTTGCAGCGACGCCGACCCGCACATCCCCCTCGAACGGGTGAAGGAGACGACGCGCGTCCTCGAGAGCCTGAACGGGGACGTGACGGAGCGCATCTACCCCGGAATGGGCCACGGGGTAAACCGGGAGGAACTCGACGCCGTGGGCGAGTTGGTCGCAGGCGTCGCCCCGGACTGAGTCCCTCCCTCACGAACTGGGAACGAGATGTACGATCACTTCCGCGAGAAGTCGTCTGCTTTCAACACTACCAGGGAATCTCCCTCACACGTTCCATCTTCGCCATCGCTATCGCCGGACTGGACATACCATTCATAATAATTGCCGTGATATTTAATATACGGCTTCTTGTCTGTCTCCTCGAGGAGAGCGACATCTGAGTCACAGTAGCCTACCTGTTCGATAGCTGATCTCACCTCTCGCTGGGCTTCCGGTGAGAGTTCGTCGAAGCGTAATCACTTTGTCCGGTTGTGGGGTCGCTTCACTCGGCGAGGTACCGATACAGCCACTCAGGAGGATAGACGTGATGACAAACATAAATACACTATCACGCATAGATTTGAATTGTTCCTCGTTCTAAATAGATCTCTGGGATGATCGTTGTAGACGATCGACCCCTCGCTTAGCGGCAGGTCAGGGTCGTGCACGGATTCACCGGCGTTCACGACTCCACGACCTCGGCGTTTGGCCGGGTAATGCGCGCCTTCTTTTCACGCTGTTCACGATGAATTAGGTCACGTCTGTCCTTTCTCCCGTCGAACAATCCCCCACATATCTCGCCGGTAGGCGCGCATCAGGGCCTTACCCTCCGAAACTGTGGGACTCCGACTGGGGGATTTCCTATAGCGACATACGATACACAGCGGGCGACCGCCCGGTTTTTATCCCTCTCCGGACGACCATCCGCCATGACCGAGTTCGACCCGGAGCGGTTCGAGGACAAGTACGTCCACTACATGACGGAGTTGCAGGAGGCGTACAAGCGGGCGTTCGACGTGATGAACGAGGAGTACGACTCGACGCTCGTCCACGCGATCGACCAGCAGATCCTGAACGAGTCCGAACCGTTCTACCGGGACGGCGAGTTCCGCATCGAACTCCCGCCGAACCCTCACGATCGCGTGCACGGGGTCGTCGTCGAGCCCGACCGCCTCGACGCCGTCCTCGACCGCTACGTCGAGGAACTGCGTGCGCAGCTCCGGCGGGTGTTCGGACTCGAGGAGCGATAGCGCGGGACGGCCGTCGCGGTCCAAAGCCCTAAGGCGATAGACCCGATACGGAGAGGTATGAGCACGGAATCCGCCAAGACCGAGGACGACCTGCGCGAGGAGGTAACGAACTTCCTGCGGCGCAACTTCCCGCAGATTCAGATGCACGGGGGGAGCGCGGCCATCACGAACCTCGACGTGGAGTCGGGGTCGGTCTCCCTCCAGCTCGGCGGGGCCTGCAGCGGTTGTGGCATCTCGCCCATGACGATCCAGGCGATCAAGACCCGCATGACGAAGGAGATCCCCGAGATCACCCAGGTCCACGCCGACACCGGGATGGGCGGCGGAGGCGGCATGGGCGGCACGTCCCCGTCGTTCCCCGGCGAGTCGCGGGGGGGCGACCTCGACAGCGACGACGACGAGGGACCAAAGGCCCCGTTCTAAACGACCGGTTCTCACCTTCTCGCGTTTTTCTCGCCGGTAAGCTCCGGCTACCGCAGTCCGCGCTCCCGCTCCCACGCCCGCACGAGCGCCGCGAGCGTCGCGTTCACGGGCGCGTCGACCCCGGCGACGACCCCGTTGATGTGATCGACCTCCGTCCGTCGTCCGCGCTCGACGTCCTGGAGCATCGAGGAGGCGTTTCCCGCGGTGTCCGCCGCGACGCGCTCGACGCTCGCGACGGCCGTCTCGTCCGCGAGGTCGACGCCCCGCCGACGGGCCGCCCGGGCGACCTCGCGGGCGGCCGTTCGCATCGCCTCGCGGGCGGGACCGTCCAGCAGCGCGCCGTTGGGAATCCGGGCGAGCGCGGTCGGGGCGTTGATGCCGGCGTTCACCGCGAGCTTTTCCCACTGACGTCGCGGCATGTCGTCGGCGACGACCGTGACGAGTCCCGCCCGCTCGAACGCCTTCCCGACCCGATCGGCGAGCGCGGAGCGCCCCCCCTCGCGAGGGCCGAGGACGATCTCGCCGACCCCGGTGCACTCGACCCGGCCGGATTCGAGGAGGCGCGCGCCGTAGGTGCACGTCCCGGCGAGGACGGGCGCGTCGAGGTGCTCGGCGAGCGTCTCCTCGTTGCCGAGGCCGTTCTGGAGTGAGAGCGCGCCGCCGAGGTCGCAGGCGGCGAGCGCACGTCCGGCGTCGTCGGTGTCGAACGCCTTCACCGTCACGACGGCGAGGTCGGCCCGCCGGGGCGGACTCGTGTCGGCCGCGGGGGAGACGCTCGCCTCGACGGCCCCCTCGATCCGGAGGCCGGCGTCCCTGACCCGTTGGACGTGCGGGTCGCGTCCGACCAGCGTCACGCGGTGCTCGCGTGCGAGTAGCCCGCCGACGAGGCTCCCGAGGCTCCCCGCGCCGAACACGACCACGTCCATGCTCCCCCTTTCCGAGGTGGACACATCAGTACTCCGTCCTTGCGCCCACCGTCCTTACGTCCGCCGCCCTCGCGTCCGACGTGCACCGCGTGCGACGTGCGAGGACGCCACCGACCACCGGTCACCGGGCGTTCGCGGTGCCCCGCTTCTCCGCCGGGCGTGGAGGTCTCGGGCGACGATCGCGTTGCGGGAACACCCCATCGTTATAGTGGAGGCGTTCGTACCTGTACGTATGCCGGAATGCCAGAACTGCGGTTCCTTCGTGACGACTGCGTACGCGCGAGTCTTCACCCCGGACGGTGTCGAGAACCCGCGGGTCTGCCCCAACTGCGAGGACAAGATCCGCGAGGGTGCGGGCGTCCGCGAGGCCCGGTCCACCCGTCGCGCCTGACGTCCCGTTAGAGCAGTTCCCTCGCCTCCTCGAAGACCTCCTCCGTCCGTTCCTCGTCGCGGGCCTCGGCAGTGACGCGCACCAGCGGCTGGGTCCCGCTGGCCCGGAGGAGGAACCAGGCGTCCCCGAGGTCGACGCGCACGCCGTCGAGCGTCGTCACGTCGTCGTAGCGGGCCGTCACCCGCTCGCGGACGTCGTCCATCGTCGCCCGCTTGTCCGCGACCTCGACGCTCGCCCGGCGGATCGGGTAGCTGGGGACGTCCGCGACGCGCTCGCTCAGGGGGCGCTCGGCGGCCAGTTCCGCGAGGCGGAGGGCGGCGAGCGGACCGTCGGGACAGAGCGTCTGCTCCGCCCAGATCCACGCCCCGCTGGGCTCGCCGCCGAAGGTCACGTCGCCGCCGAGGGCCTCGGCGACGTAGACGTCGCCCACGGGCGTACGCTCCACGCCCACGTCGTGCTCGGCGAGGTAGTCCTCGACCGCCAGGCTGGTGTCGACGGGGAAGGCCACGCGCTCGCCCGGCGCGGCGCTCTCGACCGCCAGCAGCGCGAGCAGGGCGTCCTTCGGGACGAAGGTCCCCGTCTCGTCAACCGCGACCATGCGGTCTGCGTCCCCGTCGTGGGCGACGCCGAGGTCGGCGTCGGTCGCCCCCACGAGCGCGCACAGCGAGGTGAGCGTCTCCTCGTTGGGTTCGCTCGGCCGACCGGGGAAGCGCCCGTCCGGCTGGGCGTTGAGCGTCTCGACGGAACAGCCCTGCTCGAGCAGCGCGTCGATCGTGACGCCGCCCGCGCCGTTGCCGAGGTCGACGACGACCGACAGCGGCGTCTCGATCGAGACCGCGTCGGAGAGCGCCTCGACGTGTCGTGCGTCGGCGTCGGACACGGCGGTTCGCGTTCCCTGTCCGTCCCACGCCCGGAGGTCGACCTCGTCGGCGCGGACGCGCTCCTCGACGGTCGCGCGCATGTCCTCGTCGAACGCCTGCCCGCTCGGTTGCCAGAGCTTAAGCCCGTTGTCCTCCGCGGGGTTGTGGCTCGCGGTGACCGCGACGCCCGCGTCGGCGTCGTACCACCCGACGCCCCGGGCGACCGTCGGCGTCGCCGCGCCGCCGAGGTCGATCACGTCCGTCCCCACCTCGCGCAGGCCCGCGGAGAGGGCGTCGACGAGCAGGCGGCCGCTCTCCCGTGGATCGCGACCGACGACGACGCGCTCCGCGTCGACGCCCACCGCGCGCCCGACGGTGAGCGCGAGTTCCGCCGTCACGACGTCACCGACCGGTCCTCGAATACCGCTGGTGCCGAACATATCTCAGCAGAGAGCGACCTGGATAATAGCTACTGCGACCGCGCCGGCTCCCGACCTGCTCCGACCCGACCCGAGCCGACCCGACACAAACGGAGACACACCGATCCGGCTCGGTCTGATTCGACTCGTCCTACCTGGGCTGGATCGATTCGATTCGATTCGATTCGATTCGATCGTTCCCGTCCGACCGACTCGACTTGCCCCGGTCGG
The Halomarina pelagica DNA segment above includes these coding regions:
- a CDS encoding ketopantoate reductase family protein; this encodes MDVVVFGAGSLGSLVGGLLAREHRVTLVGRDPHVQRVRDAGLRIEGAVEASVSPAADTSPPRRADLAVVTVKAFDTDDAGRALAACDLGGALSLQNGLGNEETLAEHLDAPVLAGTCTYGARLLESGRVECTGVGEIVLGPREGGRSALADRVGKAFERAGLVTVVADDMPRRQWEKLAVNAGINAPTALARIPNGALLDGPAREAMRTAAREVARAARRRGVDLADETAVASVERVAADTAGNASSMLQDVERGRRTEVDHINGVVAGVDAPVNATLAALVRAWERERGLR
- a CDS encoding DUF5783 family protein — its product is MTEFDPERFEDKYVHYMTELQEAYKRAFDVMNEEYDSTLVHAIDQQILNESEPFYRDGEFRIELPPNPHDRVHGVVVEPDRLDAVLDRYVEELRAQLRRVFGLEER
- a CDS encoding NifU family protein, which produces MSTESAKTEDDLREEVTNFLRRNFPQIQMHGGSAAITNLDVESGSVSLQLGGACSGCGISPMTIQAIKTRMTKEIPEITQVHADTGMGGGGGMGGTSPSFPGESRGGDLDSDDDEGPKAPF
- a CDS encoding alpha/beta hydrolase, translating into MSDPPGPHQRQPLASGGAPLDAADAAVVLVHGRGATAESILEMAGEFQARGVAYLAPQAAGNSWYPYSFLAPTEENEPGLSSGLRAVGDAVETAADAGIPAGRVVLVGFSQGACLASEFVARNARRYGGLAVLSGGLIGPEGTPRDYDGSLDGTPVFLGCSDADPHIPLERVKETTRVLESLNGDVTERIYPGMGHGVNREELDAVGELVAGVAPD
- the glmM gene encoding phosphoglucosamine mutase, with the translated sequence MFGTSGIRGPVGDVVTAELALTVGRAVGVDAERVVVGRDPRESGRLLVDALSAGLREVGTDVIDLGGAATPTVARGVGWYDADAGVAVTASHNPAEDNGLKLWQPSGQAFDEDMRATVEERVRADEVDLRAWDGQGTRTAVSDADARHVEALSDAVSIETPLSVVVDLGNGAGGVTIDALLEQGCSVETLNAQPDGRFPGRPSEPNEETLTSLCALVGATDADLGVAHDGDADRMVAVDETGTFVPKDALLALLAVESAAPGERVAFPVDTSLAVEDYLAEHDVGVERTPVGDVYVAEALGGDVTFGGEPSGAWIWAEQTLCPDGPLAALRLAELAAERPLSERVADVPSYPIRRASVEVADKRATMDDVRERVTARYDDVTTLDGVRVDLGDAWFLLRASGTQPLVRVTAEARDEERTEEVFEEARELL
- a CDS encoding DUF7563 family protein, translated to MPECQNCGSFVTTAYARVFTPDGVENPRVCPNCEDKIREGAGVREARSTRRA